A single window of Thermodesulfobacteriota bacterium DNA harbors:
- a CDS encoding DUF721 domain-containing protein, whose amino-acid sequence MKKPLPIGLVLKETLKGLELDGPMKRYTLWGAWKEIVGESISQHAQPQTIRDRTLFIAVSHSTWMQQLQFLKPTLLKKINEFLGEELIEDLRFRLGKISSTPAARPSNQQGRGKGRLRKDRIDRIDELLQNLKDPELKRGLRELLTRSALLEQSRKGPFKEPQGS is encoded by the coding sequence ATGAAAAAGCCCCTGCCCATCGGTTTGGTTCTGAAAGAGACCCTCAAGGGGCTCGAACTGGACGGGCCCATGAAACGCTACACCCTCTGGGGGGCGTGGAAGGAGATTGTAGGAGAATCGATCTCCCAACATGCCCAGCCTCAGACCATCCGGGATCGGACGCTTTTCATCGCCGTCTCCCATTCGACCTGGATGCAGCAGCTCCAGTTTCTCAAACCGACCCTTCTGAAGAAGATCAACGAGTTTCTGGGCGAGGAGCTGATCGAGGATCTTCGCTTCAGGCTCGGGAAGATTTCATCAACCCCCGCAGCCCGCCCTTCGAATCAGCAGGGAAGGGGAAAGGGGAGGCTTCGGAAGGATAGGATCGACCGAATCGACGAACTTCTTCAAAACCTAAAAGACCCCGAGTTAAAAAGAGGATTGAGGGAACTCCTGACGCGAAGCGCCCTCTTGGAACAATCGCGTAAGGGGCCCTTCAAGGAACCTCAAGGCTCATAG
- the metG gene encoding methionine--tRNA ligase, giving the protein MYPRSKGPFYITTPIYYVNDVPHIGHAYTTVAADILARFKRLEGYRAFFLTGTDEHGQKVEKAAQERGVEPQVHCDEMVQRFQALWKRFNISNNEFIRTTEARHIKVVQKILQELYDRGEIYQDNYEGWYCVPCERFWTEKDLSDGRCPDCLREVSALSEKNYFFRMSKYRSWLVEHIEKHERFILPPSRRNEILGFLQSPLEDLCISRPKKRLKWGIEIPFDRDYVTYVWFDALINYVSGLGYGSENSPFSEFWPEAIHLIGKDILTTHTVYWPTMLKAIGLPPPKMVFAHGWWTVEGKKMSKSLQNVVEPNRLIDTYGVDAVRYFLMREVSFGMDGDFSHAAMVHRINSDLANDLGNLFSRSLSMVHRYFDGLVPTPSEPQEIDARLEGVAKRVVAQLPELMDDLAFNKALVAIWEMVSASNKYVDETAPWSLAKEEKHRPRLATVLYHLLESLRLLSLLIAPFMPTTGEKMWGQLGLGGSLWEERLDEQGVWGRLKPGGKVAKPIPLFPRIDPSKLPSER; this is encoded by the coding sequence ATGTATCCCAGATCTAAAGGCCCATTCTACATCACCACGCCCATCTACTATGTGAACGACGTCCCCCATATCGGCCATGCCTACACCACGGTGGCCGCCGATATCCTGGCCCGTTTCAAGCGCCTCGAGGGCTATCGCGCCTTCTTCCTCACGGGCACGGATGAACACGGCCAGAAGGTCGAGAAGGCGGCTCAAGAAAGGGGCGTCGAACCGCAGGTCCACTGCGACGAGATGGTCCAACGATTCCAGGCCCTCTGGAAGCGGTTCAACATCTCCAACAATGAGTTCATCCGCACCACCGAAGCGCGTCACATCAAGGTCGTCCAGAAGATCCTCCAGGAGCTCTATGATCGGGGGGAGATCTACCAGGATAACTACGAGGGATGGTACTGTGTCCCCTGCGAACGGTTCTGGACGGAGAAGGATCTTTCCGATGGAAGATGTCCGGACTGTCTTCGAGAAGTGAGCGCCCTGTCGGAGAAGAACTACTTCTTTCGGATGAGCAAATACCGGTCCTGGCTCGTCGAACATATCGAGAAGCACGAGCGGTTCATCCTACCGCCTTCACGGAGGAATGAAATCCTGGGTTTTCTCCAGAGCCCCCTGGAAGACCTCTGCATCTCCCGGCCCAAAAAACGCTTGAAATGGGGCATCGAGATCCCCTTCGATCGGGATTATGTGACGTATGTCTGGTTCGATGCCTTGATCAACTACGTCAGCGGCCTCGGATACGGTTCGGAGAATAGCCCCTTCTCCGAGTTCTGGCCCGAGGCCATCCACCTCATCGGAAAGGATATCCTGACGACCCACACCGTCTACTGGCCCACGATGCTCAAAGCCATCGGCCTCCCACCGCCCAAGATGGTCTTCGCCCATGGCTGGTGGACCGTGGAGGGAAAGAAGATGTCCAAATCCCTCCAGAATGTGGTGGAGCCGAATCGCCTCATCGATACCTACGGGGTCGATGCGGTCCGCTACTTTCTGATGCGGGAGGTCTCCTTCGGAATGGACGGAGACTTCTCCCATGCCGCCATGGTCCACCGGATCAACAGCGATCTGGCCAACGATCTGGGGAACCTCTTCAGCCGGAGCCTCAGCATGGTCCACCGCTACTTTGACGGTCTCGTCCCCACCCCCTCGGAACCTCAGGAGATCGACGCACGACTGGAGGGGGTGGCCAAAAGGGTCGTGGCCCAACTCCCAGAACTGATGGACGATCTCGCCTTCAACAAGGCACTGGTTGCCATCTGGGAGATGGTCTCGGCATCGAATAAGTATGTGGACGAAACCGCGCCCTGGTCACTGGCCAAAGAGGAGAAGCATCGGCCCCGGCTGGCTACCGTCCTCTACCATCTCCTCGAATCCCTTCGCCTCCTCTCCCTCCTCATCGCACCTTTCATGCCCACGACCGGTGAGAAGATGTGGGGCCAGCTCGGCTTGGGAGGGTCGCTCTGGGAGGAGCGCCTCGATGAGCAGGGAGTCTGGGGAAGGTTGAAACCAGGAGGGAAGGTGGCCAAACCGATCCCCCTCTTTCCTAGGATCGATCCTTCGAAACTCCCTTCGGAACGATGA
- a CDS encoding stage 0 sporulation family protein: MGREVFVRMANHRAEAFEAGDFPIDVGDRVVVETEKGPVLGTVLAPPSEKANSQKPAGRVIRRATPEDLDQFEKNRRLEEEAFRFCLQKIGEKQLSMKLVKTEVLLDRSKILFYFTAEKRVDFRELVRDLAARFKTRIEMRQIGVRDEAKMLSGLGSCGRELCCAKFLNRFELVSVKMAKEQNIALNPAKISGICGRLMCCLAYEYPIYLDLKKDLPKVGKSITTRYGKGKVIRQNVLNQTITVQLEEGGEVTIHVSQI; the protein is encoded by the coding sequence ATGGGTCGAGAGGTCTTTGTGAGAATGGCCAACCATAGAGCCGAAGCTTTTGAGGCAGGGGATTTTCCCATCGACGTCGGCGACAGGGTCGTGGTGGAGACCGAGAAAGGGCCGGTCTTGGGAACGGTCCTCGCCCCCCCCTCCGAAAAGGCGAACAGCCAAAAACCGGCGGGAAGGGTGATCCGTAGGGCCACGCCGGAAGACCTGGACCAGTTCGAAAAAAACCGGAGGCTGGAAGAGGAGGCCTTTCGATTCTGCCTTCAGAAGATCGGAGAAAAACAACTCTCCATGAAGCTGGTCAAGACGGAGGTCCTGTTGGATCGCTCCAAGATCCTCTTTTACTTCACGGCGGAGAAGCGCGTCGATTTCAGGGAGCTGGTGAGGGACCTGGCAGCCCGGTTCAAGACCCGGATCGAGATGCGACAGATCGGCGTCAGGGATGAAGCCAAGATGCTCTCGGGCCTCGGGAGTTGTGGTCGGGAACTCTGCTGCGCTAAATTTCTGAACCGTTTCGAACTGGTCTCGGTCAAGATGGCCAAAGAACAGAACATCGCCCTCAACCCCGCAAAGATCTCAGGGATCTGTGGACGCCTGATGTGCTGTCTGGCCTACGAATATCCGATTTATCTCGACCTCAAAAAGGATCTCCCCAAAGTGGGAAAATCGATCACCACCCGATACGGCAAGGGGAAGGTGATCCGACAGAACGTGCTCAACCAGACGATCACCGTCCAACTCGAAGAAGGGGGAGAGGTCACGATCCATGTATCCCAGATCTAA
- the holB gene encoding DNA polymerase III subunit delta', whose translation MSFKDIMGHQRAIAFLQRAIAQEKVVHSYLFVGHEGVGKSLVALQFAKALNCLDGEKAVDGCDRCPSCRKIDHGLHPDVSLIEPEGQTLRVEQVREMLSGLAYRPFEGRRRVLILSAADRMAPHMSNTLLKTLEETPLHTVIILIATSTRWILPTILSRCQPVRFHPIPYPLVADWLIQVKGLEAKEAHLLALLSEGSPGHALSIRQELAGLPRRDLLRWIASKSLSPEEQEGWIESFPGQREPLRLLLEVAKTLLRDLMVRKTSLEPSKLIHADLASEIERYAEGWTLPHLLRRMEGLHHATKAIRANANTRLALETLMLSWAEG comes from the coding sequence ATGTCCTTTAAAGACATCATGGGCCACCAAAGGGCCATTGCCTTCCTTCAGCGGGCCATCGCTCAGGAGAAGGTCGTCCACAGCTACCTCTTCGTTGGACATGAGGGGGTTGGAAAGAGCCTGGTGGCCCTCCAATTCGCCAAGGCCCTCAACTGCCTCGATGGGGAAAAGGCGGTGGATGGCTGCGATCGATGCCCCTCCTGCAGGAAGATCGATCATGGGCTTCACCCCGATGTCTCGTTGATTGAACCCGAAGGACAGACCCTGAGGGTGGAGCAAGTTCGGGAGATGTTGAGCGGCCTGGCTTACCGACCCTTCGAGGGAAGGCGAAGGGTCCTCATCCTTTCGGCCGCCGACCGGATGGCCCCTCACATGTCCAACACACTTCTGAAGACCCTGGAGGAGACTCCTCTCCACACCGTCATCATCCTCATCGCCACGAGCACCCGTTGGATCCTCCCCACCATCCTCTCCCGCTGCCAGCCGGTCCGCTTCCATCCGATCCCCTATCCCCTCGTCGCAGACTGGCTCATCCAAGTGAAAGGCCTCGAGGCAAAGGAGGCCCATCTCCTTGCCCTGCTTTCCGAAGGAAGCCCGGGCCATGCCCTCTCGATCCGGCAAGAGCTCGCCGGCCTCCCGAGGAGGGATCTCTTGAGATGGATCGCCTCCAAGTCTCTCTCCCCAGAAGAGCAGGAGGGCTGGATCGAATCCTTCCCGGGACAGCGAGAACCTCTGCGGTTGCTCTTGGAGGTGGCGAAAACCCTCCTGAGGGATCTCATGGTCAGAAAAACCTCCCTGGAGCCTTCGAAACTGATCCATGCCGATCTCGCCAGCGAAATCGAACGATACGCAGAGGGGTGGACTCTTCCTCACCTGCTGCGACGGATGGAAGGCCTTCATCATGCCACGAAGGCGATCCGTGCGAACGCCAATACGAGACTGGCCCTCGAGACGCTCATGCTCTCCTGGGCAGAAGGATAG
- the tmk gene encoding dTMP kinase → MSLFITFEGVEGTGKTTQIERLRKYLTQKGLLCKVTREPGGPPISEKIRKILLDPAHKHLSPLSELFLYEAARAQHVVEVIQPLLRKGTIVLCDRFSDATLAYQGYGRGLNLSLVKKINRLASQGIEPDLTFLLDCPLELGLKRARKRNRTSRKEKEGRFEEESIQFHRRVRKGYLEIARRNPHRVKVIDTRVGPEKVFKKIQGIVEGRLIRRPRPKTYVL, encoded by the coding sequence TTGTCATTGTTCATCACCTTTGAGGGCGTGGAGGGAACCGGAAAGACCACCCAGATCGAACGTTTAAGGAAGTATCTGACCCAAAAGGGACTTCTCTGTAAGGTGACGCGCGAGCCAGGAGGGCCTCCGATAAGCGAGAAGATTCGCAAGATCCTTCTCGACCCGGCCCATAAGCACCTGTCCCCTCTCAGCGAACTCTTCCTTTATGAAGCGGCACGGGCCCAGCATGTCGTCGAGGTGATCCAGCCCCTCCTCCGAAAAGGCACGATCGTCCTCTGCGATCGGTTCAGCGATGCCACTCTCGCATATCAAGGTTACGGGCGAGGGCTTAATCTCTCCCTCGTTAAGAAAATCAACCGCCTGGCCTCGCAGGGCATCGAGCCTGATCTGACTTTTCTGCTCGATTGTCCCCTCGAACTGGGTCTGAAAAGGGCCAGGAAGAGAAACCGGACCTCCCGTAAGGAAAAGGAAGGCCGGTTCGAGGAGGAGTCGATCCAATTCCATCGACGGGTGAGAAAGGGGTATCTCGAGATCGCAAGGAGGAACCCCCATCGGGTCAAGGTGATCGACACCCGCGTGGGGCCAGAAAAGGTCTTCAAAAAAATCCAAGGGATTGTCGAAGGACGTTTAATTCGGCGTCCACGGCCAAAAACCTATGTCCTTTAA
- a CDS encoding zinc-ribbon domain-containing protein, whose protein sequence is MQKLSANENSLPRPIWEIKAMENIKFYEIRERVRKKMGLPPIPFPVRESREKVIFKSQGVALDLLLDELERYLIEHPEERVLYRETFSRLAAMEGIRLGEEGFHELASHYFELGLALDPENLSLRANYALALQSSGRKEEAMKQYRLLIQQPQISGQFLVLIPAARLFLDSGDPVTAHQILRHCASFMPLDDEFWELYAEVRERCGLKPWMAPGQKKPGVSVAPVQCPEAKEKEKKNPKKNFCSACGKPVKPTDKFCGSCGHAL, encoded by the coding sequence TTGCAAAAACTTTCAGCGAATGAGAATTCCCTACCCAGACCAATTTGGGAGATTAAAGCTATGGAGAACATAAAATTTTACGAGATAAGAGAAAGGGTTCGTAAGAAAATGGGGCTTCCGCCGATTCCTTTTCCGGTTCGGGAAAGCCGCGAAAAAGTGATATTCAAGTCCCAGGGGGTTGCCCTGGATCTCCTCCTCGATGAGCTGGAGCGGTATCTAATCGAGCATCCCGAAGAGCGGGTTCTCTACAGAGAGACCTTTTCAAGGCTTGCAGCGATGGAAGGGATTCGTCTTGGTGAAGAAGGTTTCCATGAGCTTGCCAGCCACTATTTCGAACTGGGATTGGCGCTCGATCCGGAGAATCTGTCTCTTCGGGCGAATTATGCGCTTGCGCTCCAGAGCTCGGGCAGAAAAGAAGAAGCGATGAAGCAGTATCGCCTTCTTATTCAACAGCCGCAGATCTCCGGTCAGTTTCTCGTTTTGATTCCAGCGGCTCGGCTTTTTCTCGATTCCGGCGACCCGGTTACAGCCCACCAAATTCTCAGACACTGCGCTTCCTTTATGCCGTTGGATGACGAATTTTGGGAACTATACGCTGAGGTGAGAGAGCGCTGTGGGTTAAAACCCTGGATGGCGCCCGGGCAGAAGAAACCTGGTGTTTCTGTTGCTCCGGTTCAATGCCCGGAGGCCAAGGAGAAAGAGAAAAAAAATCCAAAGAAGAATTTCTGTTCCGCCTGCGGAAAGCCAGTCAAACCTACCGATAAGTTTTGTGGGAGCTGCGGCCATGCACTGTAA